Proteins encoded together in one Salvelinus fontinalis isolate EN_2023a chromosome 6, ASM2944872v1, whole genome shotgun sequence window:
- the LOC129857973 gene encoding protocadherin beta-15-like has translation MIFLGSAEMEHRLASTRWTPLTGMVVCLLVCACVVDLVLAQIRYSIPEELDHGAFVGNIAEDLGLDVAKLSARRFRIVSGAKKQYLEVNLENGILFVNEKIDREELCERNPTCFLHLQVVIENPLELYRVEVEILDVNDNSPSFPWSEFNLEITESAAPGSRFPLESAQDQDVGTNSLRSYQLSSNEHFVLNIQTRNDGSKFAELVLGTPLDREQQKTHEMVLTAVDGGSPERSGTALITITVLDANDNVPVFDRSVYRASLVENAPRGTLVLKLNATDLDEGANGEVSYAFSGHAPLKVRELFSVDQYTGEIRVKGIVDYEKASVYELYVQAKDRGPSAVAVHSKVLVDVLDVNDNAPEVILTSVSTPVQEDAPPGTVIAVISVMDRDSGENGNVDCHIPSNVPFQLHSSFKNYYTLVTSEFLDREAVYEYNITLTARDLGSPSLSTRKTILVQVSDINDNPPRFAQPSYTVYVTENNAPGAFICSVTAFDPDSNQNAYLSYSILEGQIQGMPVSTYVSINSDNGNIYALRSFDYEQLRNFQIRVQAQDAGFPPLSSNVTVNVFVLDQNDNAPVIVSPLPKNGTVATEVVPRSVDAGHLVAKITALDADAGQNSRLSYQVLQATDPGLFSVALYTGEIRTIRRFVDKDATRQRVVILVKDNGQPPLSATVSILLSVVDNVPESLSDFGDLTLSPQPPSNLALYLIVSLSTISLIFLVAIIVLAAVKCYKDRETISGYNLPPFACCCCGGFQPEPPPEVFKKSNLNLQISTGAKVPTNCMEVNGNGTLSQAYCYKVCLTPESAKSDFMFLKPCSPVSTPRNNEAKGADNLAWSAHHRSSSVNNHSGATTPNELKQPNTDWTLTKNQNSSLKSCNSINMDGTLMRKAMHADPENYMTPMTGQSWTWGTHMRDYKMSPPATGPPPRSWTPRCTPPPQQQPQPQQPPLPPHPHPHPHPHPPPDYQHNVYIPGTPSALCTLRPAATHHRSELDVHNSFSTFGKKRRFIHNYEPQTDAAAVINNDLYND, from the exons ATGATTTTCTTGGGAAGCGCTGAGATGGAGCACAGGCTCGCGAGCACGCGGTGGACACCGTTAACCGGGATGGTGGTGTGCCTGCTGGTGTGCGCGTGTGTGGTGGACCTGGTTCTGGCACAGATTCGGTACTCCATCCCCGAGGAGTTGGACCACGGGGCTTTTGTCGGTAATATCGCTGAGGACCTCGGTTTGGACGTGGCCAAACTGTCCGCCCGTCGCTTCCGGATTGTCTCCGGTGCCAAGAAACAGTACTTAGAGGTGAATCTGGAAAACGGTATTTTATTTGTTAACGAGAAGATCGACCGCGAGGAGCTGTGTGAACGGAACCCGACCTGCTTCTTACACTTGCAAGTGGTGATCGAGAATCCGTTAGAACTGTACAGAGTGGAGGTGGAGATTTTGGATGTGAACGACAACTCTCCCAGCTTCCCGTGGAGTGAGTTCAATCTGGAGATTACAGAGTCAGCGGCGCCCGGGTCCCGGTTCCCGTTGGAGAGCGCGCAGGACCAGGACGTGGGCACCAACTCGCTCCGATCCTACCAACTGAGCTCCAACGAGCACTTTGTACTAAACATCCAGACACGTAATGACGGGAGCAAGTTTGCCGAGCTCGTGCTGGGGACCCCGCTGGACAGGGAGCAGCAGAAGACGCACGAGATGGTGCTCACAGCCGTGGACGGGGGGTCGCCAGAGCGTTCGGGCACGGCTCTCATCACCATCACGGTGCTGGATGCCAACGACAACGTGCCAGTTTTCGACCGGTCTGTTTACCGGGCGAGCCTGGTAGAAAACGCACCGAGAGGGACTTTAGTGCTGAAGCTAAATGCCACTGATTTGGACGAGGGTGCGAACGGGGAGGTCTCATACGCGTTCAGTGGGCATGCACCCCTCAAAGTGCGCGAGCTGTTCAGCGTGGACCAGTATACGGGTGAGATCAGAGTGAAGGGGATTGTGGACTATGAGAAAGCGAGTGTTTATGAGCTGTATGTGCAGGCTAAAGACAGGGGTCCCTCAGCAGTGGCCGTGCACAGTAAGGTACTGGTGGATGTCTTAGATGTGAATGATAACGCGCCGGAAGTCATCCTCACCTCCGTGTCCACACCTGTCCAGGAAGACGCGCCACCGGGCACGGTGATAGCCGTTATAAGTGTCATGGACCGGGATTCGGGAGAGAACGGGAATGTGGACTGCCATATCCCCAGCAACGTCCCcttccagctccactcctctttTAAGAACTACTACACTCTGGTGACTAGCGAGTTTCTCGACAGAGAAGCCGTCTACGAGTACAACATCACCCTCACGGCCCGGGACCTgggctccccgtctctctccactCGGAAAACCATCCTCGTCCAAGTGTCTGATATTAATGATAACCCCCCGCGCTTCGCACAGCCATCATACACCGTTTATGTGACCGAGAATAATGCCCCGGGCGCATTCATTTGCTCAGTCACTGCTTTCGACCCTGATTCTAATCAGAACGCCTATCTGTCCTACTCGATTCTAGAGGGTCAGATCCAGGGCATGCCCGTGTCCACTTACGTCTCCATCAACTCGGACAACGGAAACATTTACGCGCTGCGCTCCTTTGACTATGAGCAGCTAAGGAACTTTCAGATACGGGTGCAGGCGCAGGACGCCGGTTTCCCTCCGCTCAGCAGCAATGTCACGGTAAATGTGTTCGTTTTGGACCAGAATGATAATGCTCCGGTTATCGTGTCCCCATTGCCCAAGAACGGGACCGTGGCGACAGAGGTAGTCCCGAGGTCAGTGGATGCGGGGCACTTAGTCGCCAAGATCACTGCGCTAGATGCGGACGCAGGACAAAACTCGCGCCTCTCCTACCAGGTGCTCCAGGCTACGGACCCGGGGCTGTTCAGTGTCGCCCTCTACACGGGAGAAATAAGGACGATTCGCCGGTTCGTGGACAAGGACGCTACGAGGCAGAGAGTCGTCATCCTGGTCAAGGACAACGGGCAGCCGCCTCTCTCCGCCAccgtctctatcctcctctccgtGGTTGACAACGTGCCGGAGTCCCTGTCTGATTTCGGCGACCTCACTCTGAGCCCCCAGCCCCCCTCCAACCTCGCCCTCTACTTGATCGTGTCACTGAGCACCATCTCGCTAATCTTCCTGGTGGCTATTATCGTCCTGGCTGCGGTCAAGTGTTACAAGGACAGAGAGACCATCAGTGGGTATAACCTCCCCCCCTTCGCCTGCTGCTGTTGCGGGGGCTTCCAGCCAGAGCCGCCCCCGGAGGTGTTCAAGAAATCTAACCTAAACCTGCAGATCTCCACCGGGGCGAAGGTGCCCACCAACTGCATGGAGGTCAATGGCAACGGTACTCTGTCCCAAGCCTACTGTTATAAAGTATGTCTGACCCCCGAGTCAGCTAAGAGTGACTTTATGTTCCTGAAGCCGTGCAGCCCCGTTAGCACCCCGAGGAACAACGAGGCAAAGGGGGCTGATAACTTGGCTTGGAGCGCGCACCACCGGAGCTCATCGGTGAACAACCATTCCGGAGCCACCACTCCAAATGAG CTCAAGCAACCAAACACAGACTGGACCCTCACAAAGAACCAGAACTCCTCTTTGAAAAG CTGTAACTCTATCAACATGGATGGCACTCTGATGAGGAAGGCCATGCATGCAGACCCAGAGAACTACATGACACCCATGACTGGCCAGTCCTGGACCTGGGGCACCCACATGAGGG ACTACAAGATGTCTCCTCCTGCCACTGGGCCTCCTCCTCGCTCTTGGACCCCCCGGTGCACCCCTCCaccccagcaacagccccaaccccagcagcctccactccccccacacccccaccctcaccctcacccccaCCCACCTCCAGACTACCAGCATAACGTGTACATCCCGGGCACGCCGTCGGCCCTGTGCACCCTGAGGCCAGCAGCCACCCACCACCGCAGCGAGCTGGACGTCCACAACTCCTTCTCTACCTTTGGCAAGAAGAGACGCTTCATCCACAACTACGAGCCCCAGACAGACGCAGCAGCTGTCATCAACAATGACCTGTATAATGATTAA